The DNA window ATCCGCAGCCATGTCCTGCTGCAAATGGCTGGGGTGGAGCTTTAAGGTAGCAAACGAAGGTATTTCATAAGACCTCCCGTAGCCTTTTTGCCGTTTCCTCGGGCAGGGCGTCCACCACAAACGTACCCGCTCCCAGCTCCGTGCCCGCCAGGAACTTGAGCTTGTCCTTGGCCCGTTTGGGCGGATAAAACTCCACGTGGAAATGGAAGGTGCGCTCCTCCCCTAGGGGGGCTGCGTGGAAGACCATGACGTAGGGAAAGGCCTCCCCGAAAAGGGCGTCGTAGCGGGCCACCACCCGGCCCAGAAGGCGGGCGAAGGCGGCCATCTCCCCCTGGGAAAAGGTCCAAAGCCCGGGGTGGCGCTCCAGGGGGGCCACCCAGACCTCATAGGGGTAACGGGCAAAGGGGGGTACGAAGGCCAAGAACCCCTCTTCCCCATCCACCCGGTAGGGCTCGAGGTGGGGGAAAAGCTCCAGGAGCACGGGCCTTTCCCGGAAGGCCTGGCTTTCTCGCTCCAGGATGGGAGGCACAAAGGGATAGGCGTAGATCTGCCCGTGGGGGTGGTGGAGGGTCACCCCCACCGCCTCCCCCCGGTTCTCAAAGGGCATGACAAACCGGACCCCCTCGAGGGCATACAAAGCCCGGTACCGGTCCCGCCATACCCAAGCTAGAAGAAGCCTTTCTTCCTCCGTGAGGGTAGCCAGGCTTCCCACATGGGCCTCGGTGTAGACCACCACCTCGCAGCGGCCCAAAGCCCTTCCCACGGGAACGGGAAGCCCTTCCGGGGGAGGGGCGGGGTTTGGCACCAGGGAGGGAAAACGGTTCTCGAAGACCGCCACCTGGAAGTGGGGGAAGGGGATCTCCGTGGGAAAGCCCCCTTCCCGGCTGGGGCAAAGGGGGCAGTGCTCCTTGGGGGGCAAAAAGGTGCGCTCCTGGCGGTGGGCGGCGTAGACCACCCATTCCTGCCGCAGGGGATGGTAGCGGAGGTGGGGGTTTGGGGAAAG is part of the Thermus caldifontis genome and encodes:
- the galT gene encoding galactose-1-phosphate uridylyltransferase encodes the protein MLPYYRRVHRKVDGRELVLYGLHPLEAPPLPELREPLSPNPHLRYHPLRQEWVVYAAHRQERTFLPPKEHCPLCPSREGGFPTEIPFPHFQVAVFENRFPSLVPNPAPPPEGLPVPVGRALGRCEVVVYTEAHVGSLATLTEEERLLLAWVWRDRYRALYALEGVRFVMPFENRGEAVGVTLHHPHGQIYAYPFVPPILERESQAFRERPVLLELFPHLEPYRVDGEEGFLAFVPPFARYPYEVWVAPLERHPGLWTFSQGEMAAFARLLGRVVARYDALFGEAFPYVMVFHAAPLGEERTFHFHVEFYPPKRAKDKLKFLAGTELGAGTFVVDALPEETAKRLREVL